In Paenibacillus sonchi, the genomic stretch ATTCATCCATTCCGAAGGACAAACGGACTACAGATTCCGCTATTGTTCCTCTCTCCCCTTATTCTAGGCTCAAACGTACGATATAACGGCTCCTGTGTCCGTACCCGCCAGAAAAGCAGGCTTTTTCGCATAATAAGGGCTTCTCTGTCCGCTTCAGTCCGTGGATGGAATCCAATCCTCCTGCCCCGCATATATCATCTGAGGCTTCCAGGAGATCCGCATGTTTTGGATTTGCATAATTCCCCAAATAATCAAAAAGGTGCCCCACAGCCAGTGCAAAACTGGCTGCCGAGACACCTTTTTTTAGATTGCCGGGCTTCTTATAGCCGTTAATTCGAAGGATTCTGCGGCGGGTTTTGCGATGGTCTGCCTTGGGAATCCTTGTTGTTTCTTCTGCCCTGGTTCTCTTTATTCCGGTGATTCCGGCTTTGATGCTCACGGGCGGGTCTGTCCTTTGCCCCGTTCTCTTTGGCCGGGCCTCCCGTATTTTTGTCACGGGCTGCCGGATTTGAATTCGAGGGCCTGGAAGAAGGGTCCCGCTGCACCTTCGCTGTTACCACAGTTTCTGCGGAGGCCTGCTCCATTTCATCGTCTGTGCCGGGCTCCGGTGCTTCCTTGGTCAGAATATCCCTGAAGCTGCCTTCTTTGGGCGTTTCCTTCAACTTGTGGAGCACAAAATAAGCACAGCCAAAATTACAGTATTCATTAATGTAATCCACCATGCCTGAAATTGCCGTGTCCCGGTTCACCTTCGGGTGATTATCCCGGTAAAAGCCTTTCAAGCGCAATTGGCTGTAACCCCAGTCACCGATAATGTAATCGTACCGGTCCAGCACTTCACTGTATCTTCCGCGAAACGCCTCCGGGTTCCAGCCGTCCTTGTGATCCAATACGAGCTCATAGCCCTTTCCACCTATAACGATCAAGCGTTTGTCGCCTGCCTTTCAATAAAATGAGAGGGGGCGTTGATAACCCGTCATTCCGCGGGTTTTTGGATTTCCGGCCGCTGTTGTCTGCAGATTTCTCTGATTAACCGCTATAAGCGGTTGAAATCTGCAGACAAAGGCGGACGCTGACGCTCCTCCAATTCCAAAATCCCTCTCCATGACTCCCTCAACGCGGGAGGTGGTAGCAAACGTCGAAGAGCGGGTTGATTGCTCGCGCTCCAACCCCCAAGACTAAACCTTAAAGACTAAACCTTAAAGACTAAAACCTTAAGACTAAAACCTACTGTGACTTCGTCACGGGACAAATTTTCAACTCAAGTTTGTGGCTTACAAAGAACAATTGCAGCTTACAAAGAAACCGTACGCTCTTCGCGGGCAGCCGCAGCCGACTTCACCTGTTCATGCGCATGATAGGAGCTGCGCACCAGAGGGCCGGACTCCACATGGCTGAATCCCCGCTTCAGTCCCTCCTCCTTGAGCAGGGCGAATTCTTCAGGAGTATAGAATTTCTCAACGTTCAAATGCTTGGGAGACGGCTGCAGGTACTGGCCTAATGTCAATATATCACAATCCACGGCACGCAAGTCATCCATCGCCTGCAGAATCTCATCCCATTCCTCACCTACGCCAAGCATAATACTGGATTTGGTTGGAATGTCCGGCTTGATCTCCTTCGCCCGGCCCAGCAGCTCCAAGGAACGGCGGTATTTGGCCCGGGCCCGCACGCGGTCGGACATCCGCTCTACCGTCTCAATGTTATGGTTCAGGATATCCGGTTTGCTGTTCATTACAATTTCCAGACTGTCCC encodes the following:
- a CDS encoding YutD family protein encodes the protein MIVIGGKGYELVLDHKDGWNPEAFRGRYSEVLDRYDYIIGDWGYSQLRLKGFYRDNHPKVNRDTAISGMVDYINEYCNFGCAYFVLHKLKETPKEGSFRDILTKEAPEPGTDDEMEQASAETVVTAKVQRDPSSRPSNSNPAARDKNTGGPAKENGAKDRPAREHQSRNHRNKENQGRRNNKDSQGRPSQNPPQNPSN
- the lipA gene encoding lipoyl synthase, which encodes MTNNRTAKQPKPDWIKIKLTTGDNYQEIKGMMRSKTLHTVCEEARCPNIYECWANRTATFMILGDICTRACRFCAVNTGLPTELDLQEPERVAEAAENMKLKHCVVTSVARDDLKDGGARIFAETVAAIRKRLPLCSVEVLIPDFLGERDSLEIVMNSKPDILNHNIETVERMSDRVRARAKYRRSLELLGRAKEIKPDIPTKSSIMLGVGEEWDEILQAMDDLRAVDCDILTLGQYLQPSPKHLNVEKFYTPEEFALLKEEGLKRGFSHVESGPLVRSSYHAHEQVKSAAAAREERTVSL